One region of Micromonospora ureilytica genomic DNA includes:
- a CDS encoding lasso RiPP family leader peptide-containing protein, whose amino-acid sequence MNQNEYVAPSITDLGDFTELTLCTPWGDCRDFLGCARAPICI is encoded by the coding sequence ATGAACCAGAACGAGTACGTGGCGCCTTCGATCACCGACCTGGGCGATTTCACCGAGCTGACCCTGTGCACCCCGTGGGGCGACTGCCGTGACTTCCTCGGTTGCGCCCGCGCGCCGATCTGCATCTGA
- a CDS encoding asparagine synthase-related protein, whose translation MVAHASGRPWLIGQWQSDEIIVLAAGNTRLAIAGRTAIRESEVTRALAAVRMPSDLDELARRIPGAVHLLLSQNGTTRSQGTVSTVRQIFHATVDGVTVASSSIASLGRLAGARIDPEALALRLLSPLGAPWPLSQRTFWAGIQAVPVGHWLAVDRAGSARTHRWWHPPEPVRPLDEAASEVRESLSRAIAGRVPGGRVVTADLSGGLDSTSVAFLAAAAGADLTTFHVQPLDPANTDTVWAERAAAALAGARHRVVPRSRPANLFQVDVEQGTGAGQWEGPQLWIGGWAHLEDLERRVTAEGSDLHLMGFGGDTLFGAMPAHLWSLARRHPLRALPTVRRSRLLNRWSWSACLRGLTDRSTFAQAVAALPAQIDAPPPRPPHLDLGWVPPVRIPPWATAAAAETVRDALRTAAASQPQPLDPDRVRHQVLEAMAFEGALLRQMRAATGPSVEWDAPMLDHQVVEAALSVRIADRSAPGQYKPLLTAAMRGLVPDAILDRPDKGEFSAEMHEGLRRNRQTLLELCDGSLLGELGLIDVAALRARLLNPGPVAHHLTILQNTLACESWLRSSAVASARSGRKTGVLR comes from the coding sequence ATGGTCGCGCACGCCTCCGGGCGGCCATGGCTCATCGGACAATGGCAGTCCGACGAAATCATCGTCCTGGCTGCCGGAAACACCCGGCTCGCCATCGCCGGCCGGACCGCGATCCGGGAGTCGGAGGTAACGCGGGCACTGGCCGCTGTCAGGATGCCGTCCGATCTGGACGAACTGGCGCGGCGGATTCCGGGAGCGGTCCATCTCCTGCTCTCGCAGAACGGCACCACCCGCTCGCAGGGAACGGTGTCGACCGTACGACAGATCTTCCACGCGACCGTCGACGGCGTCACGGTGGCATCCTCGTCCATCGCCTCGCTGGGTCGGCTCGCCGGCGCCAGGATCGACCCGGAAGCGCTCGCGTTGCGGCTACTGTCGCCACTCGGCGCACCGTGGCCGCTCTCACAACGGACGTTCTGGGCCGGGATCCAGGCTGTACCGGTCGGTCACTGGCTGGCAGTCGACCGCGCCGGGTCGGCACGGACACACCGCTGGTGGCATCCTCCGGAGCCGGTCAGGCCGCTGGACGAGGCGGCGTCCGAGGTGCGGGAGTCGTTGTCCAGGGCGATTGCCGGTCGCGTGCCGGGCGGCCGAGTGGTCACCGCGGACCTTTCGGGTGGCCTCGACTCGACAAGCGTCGCTTTTCTGGCCGCCGCGGCCGGCGCCGACCTGACCACCTTTCATGTGCAACCGCTCGACCCGGCCAACACCGACACCGTCTGGGCGGAGCGGGCCGCCGCGGCCCTTGCCGGCGCAAGACACCGGGTCGTACCCCGCAGCCGTCCGGCGAACCTCTTCCAGGTCGACGTCGAGCAGGGCACCGGCGCGGGGCAGTGGGAGGGGCCGCAACTGTGGATCGGCGGCTGGGCGCACCTTGAGGACCTGGAGCGACGCGTCACGGCCGAGGGATCCGATCTGCACCTGATGGGGTTCGGCGGCGACACCCTCTTCGGGGCGATGCCCGCGCACCTGTGGTCGCTGGCCCGCCGGCACCCGCTGCGTGCCCTGCCGACGGTCCGCCGGTCCCGACTGCTCAATCGCTGGTCCTGGTCGGCCTGTCTGCGGGGGCTCACCGACCGGTCGACGTTCGCGCAAGCCGTCGCCGCGCTGCCCGCGCAGATCGACGCGCCGCCCCCACGTCCGCCGCACCTGGACCTGGGCTGGGTGCCGCCGGTACGGATCCCGCCCTGGGCGACGGCCGCCGCGGCGGAGACCGTACGGGATGCCCTGCGTACGGCAGCGGCCTCCCAGCCGCAGCCCCTGGATCCCGACCGGGTACGCCACCAGGTCCTGGAGGCGATGGCGTTCGAGGGTGCACTCCTGCGCCAGATGCGTGCGGCCACCGGACCGAGCGTGGAATGGGACGCGCCGATGCTGGACCACCAGGTCGTCGAGGCGGCGCTGTCGGTCCGGATCGCGGACCGGAGCGCTCCCGGGCAGTACAAGCCGCTGCTCACCGCCGCCATGCGCGGACTCGTGCCGGACGCGATCCTGGACCGTCCGGACAAGGGCGAGTTCAGCGCCGAGATGCACGAGGGACTACGCCGAAACCGGCAGACCCTGCTGGAGCTGTGTGACGGGTCCCTGCTGGGCGAACTCGGCCTCATCGACGTGGCCGCGCTGCGAGCCCGTCTGCTGAACCCGGGGCCGGTCGCTCATCACCTCACCATTCTGCAGAACACCCTTGCCTGCGAGAGCTGGCTGCGATCCTCGGCCGTGGCGTCCGCGCGGTCCGGACGGAAGACTGGAGTGCTGCGATGA
- a CDS encoding lasso peptide biosynthesis PqqD family chaperone, protein MTLSLRRDVVLNEVDDGLVLLDERTGRYWHLNGTAEQMLRELLAGHSPAETAHRLTAVPANDAPVDDEFRNRVTADVQAFVDGLVRAKLVTT, encoded by the coding sequence ATGACCCTGTCGCTACGCCGTGACGTCGTGCTCAACGAGGTGGACGACGGACTGGTCCTGCTGGACGAACGAACCGGCCGCTACTGGCATCTCAACGGCACGGCCGAGCAGATGCTGCGTGAACTCCTCGCCGGGCACTCGCCGGCCGAGACCGCTCACCGGCTGACCGCCGTCCCGGCCAATGACGCACCGGTCGACGACGAATTCCGAAACCGGGTCACTGCCGACGTGCAGGCGTTCGTCGACGGCCTCGTGCGAGCCAAGTTGGTGACCACATGA
- a CDS encoding lasso peptide biosynthesis B2 protein → MSMPVTAERSVRLTAGQRVVALAAVGVARPLAALPPRRLRQALRLLSRGARPGRFEETLHARSATVTVSTRCAGLGCLQRSVATALICRLRGRWPDWCTGFRTNPFGAHAWVEVDGRPVGEPADVARFVTVLAVRCPEGTTT, encoded by the coding sequence ATGAGCATGCCGGTCACTGCGGAGCGTTCCGTACGGCTCACCGCCGGGCAGCGCGTCGTCGCGCTGGCGGCGGTCGGTGTGGCCCGTCCACTCGCTGCGCTGCCTCCGCGCCGGTTACGTCAGGCGCTGCGGCTGCTCAGCAGGGGTGCGCGTCCTGGCCGATTCGAAGAGACCCTGCACGCCCGGTCCGCGACGGTGACCGTCAGCACCCGCTGCGCCGGGCTCGGCTGCCTACAGCGATCGGTGGCGACGGCACTGATCTGCCGACTTCGGGGCCGGTGGCCGGACTGGTGCACCGGATTCCGCACCAACCCGTTCGGGGCGCACGCCTGGGTCGAGGTGGATGGCCGACCGGTTGGAGAGCCGGCGGACGTGGCGCGTTTCGTGACCGTGCTGGCCGTACGGTGCCCGGAAGGGACAACGACGTGA
- a CDS encoding ABC transporter ATP-binding protein: MTAIAVRNLAKWYSGSIAAVADLTLDVPTGSIFGFLGPNGAGKTTTISMLATLLRPTAGTAEVAGFDIRRHPDDVRRSIGIVFQESTLDPDLSAEENLRFYASLFGIGGRAARGTIADLLTLMDLSDRRKSPIRTFSGGMRRRLEIARALLHAPKVLILDEPTTGLDPQTRILIWDQLRRFRAEYDLTVFMTTHHLEEAEHCDRIAIMDHGDLVTEGTPAELKAVVGDDLVEMRTENDEAAAASIRKQFDLDVVVGDPNLRMRVRDGAALVPQLCAAIPVPVMSVTVRPPSLDDAFLHYTGRTIREEEGPRK; this comes from the coding sequence GTGACAGCGATCGCCGTACGGAATCTCGCGAAATGGTACTCCGGCAGCATCGCGGCGGTCGCGGATCTCACCTTGGACGTCCCGACGGGTTCGATCTTCGGTTTCCTTGGCCCCAACGGTGCGGGTAAGACCACCACCATCAGCATGCTGGCAACGCTGCTGCGGCCGACCGCCGGCACCGCCGAGGTAGCCGGTTTCGACATCCGCCGGCACCCGGACGACGTGCGGCGCTCGATCGGCATCGTCTTCCAGGAGTCCACGCTGGACCCGGACCTGTCCGCCGAGGAGAATCTGCGCTTCTACGCCAGCCTCTTCGGCATCGGCGGCCGCGCCGCCCGGGGCACCATCGCCGACCTGCTCACACTTATGGATCTGAGCGATCGTCGGAAGTCACCGATCCGGACCTTCTCCGGCGGGATGCGTCGCCGGCTCGAAATCGCGCGGGCCCTGCTGCACGCGCCGAAGGTCCTGATCCTGGACGAGCCCACGACCGGGCTCGACCCACAGACCCGGATCCTGATCTGGGACCAACTGCGCCGCTTCCGCGCCGAGTACGACCTGACGGTCTTCATGACCACGCATCACCTCGAAGAGGCTGAGCACTGCGATCGCATCGCGATCATGGACCACGGCGATCTGGTCACCGAGGGCACACCGGCCGAGCTCAAGGCCGTGGTCGGGGACGACCTGGTGGAGATGCGCACGGAGAACGACGAGGCCGCCGCCGCCAGCATCCGCAAGCAGTTCGACCTGGACGTGGTCGTCGGGGATCCGAACCTCCGCATGCGGGTTCGCGACGGCGCCGCCCTGGTGCCCCAGTTGTGCGCGGCGATCCCGGTGCCGGTGATGTCGGTGACCGTCAGACCGCCGAGCCTCGACGACGCGTTCCTGCACTACACGGGCCGCACCATTCGCGAAGAGGAAGGGCCGCGCAAATGA
- a CDS encoding ABC transporter permease, with amino-acid sequence MTITHADRMPVAFVPAQPLDTRAAGVRRNLGAIGMLWRREVIRLTRNRLRVVMGLVTPLMFIVVLGTGLEAVGGDAVVMEHYRTFLFPGMLMMAVQSPAMGVGISIVWDRQSGFLRQTLAAPVRRISLLIGLCLGGATTGALYAFLVLLVAPYAGMSYSPGLLLGLAVAALIAFTFTALGILAAVTIRSVDTFEVVVSLALTPLLFLSGAVFPPNGLPGWLGTLVLINPLTYAIDATRRVLPGDFFLDGMSQSPQLWGWTPPVWAELLMITTLALGTLSVAAHRFAKAQQ; translated from the coding sequence ATGACCATCACCCACGCGGATCGAATGCCCGTCGCCTTCGTCCCGGCACAGCCGCTCGACACCCGTGCGGCCGGAGTACGCCGCAACCTCGGGGCGATCGGCATGCTCTGGCGCCGCGAGGTCATCCGGCTCACCCGCAACCGGCTTCGCGTGGTGATGGGTCTGGTGACTCCGCTGATGTTCATCGTCGTGCTGGGCACCGGGCTCGAGGCGGTGGGCGGCGATGCGGTGGTCATGGAGCACTACCGGACGTTCCTGTTCCCCGGCATGCTGATGATGGCCGTCCAGTCGCCCGCGATGGGTGTCGGCATCTCCATCGTCTGGGACCGGCAGAGCGGTTTCCTGCGGCAGACTCTCGCCGCCCCGGTCCGGCGGATCAGCCTACTGATCGGTCTCTGCCTCGGCGGTGCCACGACCGGCGCGCTCTATGCGTTCCTGGTGCTGCTCGTCGCCCCGTACGCTGGCATGAGTTACAGCCCGGGCCTGCTGCTCGGTCTGGCCGTGGCCGCGCTCATCGCCTTCACGTTCACCGCGTTGGGCATCCTGGCCGCGGTGACGATCCGGTCTGTCGACACGTTCGAGGTCGTGGTCAGCCTGGCGCTGACGCCACTGCTCTTCCTGTCCGGCGCGGTGTTCCCACCGAACGGACTGCCCGGCTGGCTGGGCACGCTGGTGCTGATCAACCCGCTGACCTACGCGATCGACGCGACCCGCCGGGTCCTGCCCGGCGACTTCTTCCTCGACGGCATGTCACAGTCTCCGCAACTCTGGGGATGGACGCCTCCGGTCTGGGCCGAACTGCTGATGATCACCACGTTGGCTCTGGGCACCCTCTCGGTGGCGGCCCACCGCTTCGCCAAGGCCCAGCAGTGA
- a CDS encoding MauE/DoxX family redox-associated membrane protein, whose translation MIRSAWLTTAARAGLAAVWLVAGAAKVGDLAASGRTVNAYRILPYEAATAFGAMLPFIELALGVLLLLGLGTRLAAGISAVLLIGFIIGIVWVWAHGYRIDCGCFGGGGDLAANQRPTYLLDLLRDGFFLLLAGFLTARPAGRLAIDNWLQATPVVAGRTGFS comes from the coding sequence GTGATCCGGTCGGCCTGGCTGACGACCGCGGCGCGCGCCGGGCTGGCCGCGGTGTGGCTCGTCGCCGGTGCGGCCAAGGTCGGTGATCTGGCCGCCTCAGGCCGCACGGTCAACGCCTACCGCATCCTGCCGTACGAGGCGGCCACCGCGTTCGGCGCGATGCTGCCGTTCATCGAGCTGGCCCTGGGCGTGTTGCTCCTGCTCGGGCTGGGAACGCGCCTGGCCGCCGGGATCTCGGCCGTCCTGCTGATCGGCTTCATCATCGGGATCGTCTGGGTGTGGGCGCACGGCTACCGGATCGACTGCGGATGCTTCGGGGGCGGCGGTGACCTGGCCGCCAACCAGCGCCCCACCTACCTGCTCGACCTGCTGCGCGACGGCTTCTTCCTGCTACTCGCCGGATTCCTGACAGCTCGGCCGGCCGGCCGGCTGGCGATCGACAACTGGCTGCAGGCCACGCCCGTGGTCGCCGGCCGAACGGGGTTCTCATGA